A window from Streptomyces sp. NBC_00271 encodes these proteins:
- a CDS encoding ATP-binding protein, with product MGAAGVAGGSGGSSVTGARQIELPEDRHADELAFLAAYDEGPRPPGWHLTPRAVVTFVCGSDGESLSGADGRRLVVSRKFVGDRGLVERCVVTLAGERGLLLVGEPGTAKSMLSELLAAAVCGTSALTVQGTAGTTEDQLRYGWNYAMLLATGPSRAAMVPSPVLTAMTRGAVVRIEEVTRCLPEVQDALVSLLSERRIAVPELAGGPDGDGTVHAVPGFTLIATANLRDRGVSEMSAALKRRFNFETVGPIDDLDAETELVRGQATAALARSGARFSVDDAVLEALVTAFRDLRSGRSAEGWEVERPTTVMSTAEAVQVATSMGLGAAYLGDGRDVVRTLPGHLLGTVRKDDPADHARLLGYWDGPVRRRAEQGAALWRTLWELRDDLV from the coding sequence ATGGGCGCAGCGGGTGTGGCGGGTGGATCGGGTGGATCGAGCGTGACGGGCGCGCGGCAGATCGAGCTGCCCGAGGACCGTCACGCCGATGAGCTGGCGTTTCTCGCGGCGTACGACGAGGGGCCGCGACCGCCGGGCTGGCACCTGACCCCGCGCGCCGTGGTGACGTTCGTGTGCGGTTCGGACGGCGAGTCGCTGAGCGGGGCGGACGGGCGACGGCTCGTCGTGTCACGGAAGTTCGTGGGCGACCGGGGACTCGTCGAGCGGTGTGTGGTGACGCTCGCGGGCGAGCGGGGTCTCCTGCTGGTCGGCGAGCCCGGCACCGCCAAGTCGATGCTCTCCGAGCTGCTGGCCGCCGCCGTGTGCGGCACCAGCGCGCTCACCGTGCAGGGCACCGCGGGCACCACGGAGGACCAGCTCAGATACGGCTGGAACTACGCGATGCTGCTCGCCACGGGGCCGAGCCGCGCGGCCATGGTGCCCTCACCCGTGCTCACGGCGATGACCCGGGGAGCCGTCGTCCGGATCGAGGAGGTCACGCGCTGTCTGCCGGAGGTGCAGGACGCTCTGGTGTCTCTGCTGTCCGAACGGCGCATCGCCGTACCGGAGTTGGCCGGCGGCCCGGACGGGGACGGCACGGTGCACGCCGTGCCGGGGTTCACGCTGATCGCGACGGCCAACCTCCGTGACCGCGGCGTCTCCGAGATGTCCGCCGCCCTCAAGCGCCGCTTCAACTTCGAGACCGTCGGACCGATCGACGACCTCGACGCGGAGACGGAGCTGGTCCGAGGCCAGGCCACGGCGGCGCTCGCCCGCTCGGGTGCCCGTTTCTCCGTCGACGACGCGGTGCTGGAGGCGCTGGTCACGGCTTTCCGGGATCTGCGCTCGGGCCGCAGCGCGGAGGGCTGGGAGGTCGAGCGGCCCACCACGGTGATGTCGACGGCGGAGGCGGTGCAGGTCGCCACGTCCATGGGCCTGGGCGCCGCGTATCTCGGGGACGGCAGGGATGTCGTGCGCACCCTGCCCGGCCATCTGCTCGGCACGGTGCGCAAGGACGACCCGGCCGATCACGCACGGCTGCTGGGCTACTGGGACGGTCCGGTGCGGCGGCGCGCGGAGCAGGGCGCCGCGCTGTGGCGGACGCTGTGGGAGCTGCGCGATGACCTCGTCTGA
- a CDS encoding vWA domain-containing protein codes for MTSSEEAAGSSVSPKAALEALAECREPFLIGVRHHSPALAAAVPGMLSAAAPEVLLIELPEEFAPWLEHLGDPATVPPVALAGSREHGGVVFLPFAEFSPELAAIRWAREAGVPVVPFDLPLAARDAKERAREVAEEPGAGQAGGGRGRLAAALRARAGGRTEDDLWARLVESGAPGAAAEELRRAALLVGWALRADTGEDAVDPYDLRREANMRGRLAEYSGRRTAAVIGAFHAPALLRAGSGSVGSGAGLVRSSAGAVGSGAGPVGSGAGAVRSGAGLAEDVPSVITSLVPYSYPLLDERSGYPAGIRDPEWQRGVFRAAGEPGRLDELLTATAVRICAAVRDAGHPSGPADAREVVRVARDLATLRGLPAAGRGELVEAVQTVLTQGQLLGRGRVVAAAMEQVLVGDRQGRLAPGTPRSGLGPAVEGLLAELSMPSPTAPARRELRLDALRSELDRRREICLRRMAICRVPYGEEAGVAGVGDGAALTTRWTVTWTPSTAAMLDVTGVHGVTLEQAAGGVLARRRAAERRDGGPTAAQVLAGLEDAARCALPGLASERLTEVAELLPASGTLPELLGGLDLLSRIGAGHVPGLPAPWEKERIEAAYDELGAAGVRALDGLTGSTDTADARALVDLATRVDGAGGGLRLADALGRLDGDGTPLIRGAAGAARVLLGLREATEFGTRLASRVDSAVTPELRSDLAAFLRGTLLAAGPLLETGEAVDPLLERVESLTDRAFLDRLPALRAGFDVLAPAARSRMLAAVHDRTGRAVGELPDAVAEPGFLARMAAADLAGRTALATAGLDPLGTDATPTSHQTPHDSPGVPHKSAEPNSPAVTDSRAVTDNPPVPNSLGPGDRWRLLLGRARQLTGRAGRIARALDELYGSGRGEGVGEPGDDGAGGGSEASFPDVRSWSEELTALFGPGVREEVLAAAADAGRVDALQELDPASARPSVELLRTVLSYAGGMPEQQLARLRPLVARLVKELTDALAHRLRPALAGLAHPRPTRRPGGPLDLARTVRANLATARRDPATGAVTVLPERPVFRTRARKAADWRLVLVVDVSGSMEASTIWAALTASVVAGVPALSTHFVAFSTEIVDLTDQVDDPLGLLLEVRVGGGTSIARGLRHARSLVTVPSRTLVVLISDFEEGGPVGPLLSEVRALVDSGCHVLGCASLDDAGRPRYSAGVAGQLVAAGMPVAALSPLELARWVGERMGGTHR; via the coding sequence ATGACCTCGTCTGAGGAAGCGGCCGGCTCGTCGGTGTCGCCCAAGGCGGCTCTGGAGGCGCTGGCCGAGTGCCGGGAGCCGTTCCTGATCGGCGTGCGGCACCATTCGCCGGCGCTCGCGGCGGCCGTGCCGGGGATGCTGTCGGCGGCGGCGCCGGAGGTGCTCCTCATCGAGCTTCCGGAGGAGTTCGCGCCATGGCTGGAGCACCTGGGGGATCCGGCGACGGTGCCACCGGTGGCACTGGCGGGAAGCCGGGAGCACGGCGGGGTGGTCTTTCTGCCCTTCGCCGAGTTCTCCCCGGAGCTCGCGGCGATTCGCTGGGCGAGGGAGGCAGGCGTGCCGGTCGTGCCGTTCGACCTGCCCCTGGCCGCGCGGGACGCAAAGGAGCGGGCTCGGGAGGTGGCGGAGGAGCCGGGTGCGGGCCAGGCGGGTGGCGGGCGTGGGCGACTGGCGGCCGCCCTGCGAGCGCGCGCCGGGGGCCGGACGGAGGACGACCTGTGGGCGCGGCTCGTGGAGTCGGGCGCGCCGGGCGCCGCGGCGGAGGAGTTGCGGCGCGCCGCGCTGCTCGTGGGCTGGGCGTTGCGGGCGGACACCGGAGAGGACGCCGTGGACCCGTACGACCTGCGGCGCGAGGCCAATATGCGGGGACGACTGGCCGAGTACTCGGGGCGGCGTACGGCGGCGGTGATCGGGGCGTTTCACGCGCCCGCGCTGCTGCGGGCCGGTTCCGGCTCGGTGGGTTCGGGTGCTGGGCTGGTGCGTTCGAGTGCCGGGGCGGTGGGTTCGGGTGCCGGGCCGGTGGGTTCAGGTGCCGGGGCGGTGCGTTCGGGTGCCGGGCTCGCGGAGGACGTCCCCTCGGTCATCACCTCCCTCGTGCCCTACTCGTACCCGCTGCTCGACGAGCGGTCCGGGTATCCGGCCGGCATCCGTGATCCGGAGTGGCAGCGGGGGGTGTTCCGGGCGGCCGGGGAGCCGGGGCGGCTGGACGAGTTGCTGACGGCGACGGCCGTGCGGATCTGCGCCGCCGTCCGCGACGCGGGCCACCCCAGTGGCCCCGCCGACGCCCGCGAGGTGGTGCGGGTGGCGCGGGATTTGGCCACGCTGCGCGGGCTGCCCGCCGCGGGCCGCGGAGAGCTGGTCGAGGCGGTGCAGACGGTGCTCACGCAGGGCCAGTTGCTGGGCCGGGGGCGGGTGGTGGCCGCGGCCATGGAACAGGTACTCGTCGGTGACCGGCAGGGGCGACTCGCTCCCGGCACGCCACGCTCCGGCCTTGGCCCGGCGGTCGAGGGCCTCCTCGCGGAACTCTCCATGCCCTCCCCCACCGCTCCCGCCCGTCGTGAGCTGCGACTCGACGCGCTGCGGTCCGAACTCGACCGCCGGCGCGAGATCTGTCTGCGCAGGATGGCGATCTGCCGAGTTCCCTACGGCGAGGAGGCCGGCGTCGCGGGGGTCGGCGACGGCGCCGCGCTCACCACACGATGGACGGTGACCTGGACGCCCTCGACGGCGGCGATGCTGGATGTGACCGGCGTTCACGGAGTGACATTGGAACAGGCGGCCGGCGGCGTACTGGCACGGCGACGGGCGGCGGAGCGGCGCGACGGCGGTCCGACCGCGGCCCAGGTGCTCGCCGGGCTCGAGGACGCGGCCCGCTGCGCCCTCCCGGGGCTCGCCTCGGAGCGCCTCACGGAAGTCGCCGAACTGCTGCCCGCGTCCGGCACCCTGCCCGAACTCCTCGGCGGGCTCGACCTGTTGAGCCGGATCGGCGCGGGGCATGTGCCGGGGCTGCCCGCCCCTTGGGAGAAGGAGCGGATCGAGGCCGCGTACGACGAGCTGGGCGCCGCCGGTGTCCGCGCGCTCGACGGGCTGACCGGCTCCACCGACACCGCCGACGCCCGCGCTCTGGTGGACCTCGCCACCCGGGTGGACGGCGCGGGCGGCGGGCTCCGGCTCGCGGACGCCCTCGGCCGCCTGGACGGGGACGGTACGCCGCTGATCCGCGGCGCCGCGGGAGCCGCCCGGGTGCTGCTGGGGCTGCGGGAGGCGACGGAGTTCGGCACCCGGCTGGCCTCCCGCGTCGACAGTGCCGTGACTCCCGAACTCCGTTCCGACCTCGCCGCGTTCCTGCGCGGCACACTGCTCGCCGCCGGTCCGCTGCTCGAGACCGGCGAGGCAGTGGACCCGCTCCTGGAGCGCGTCGAGTCCCTCACCGACCGGGCTTTCCTCGACCGCCTGCCGGCCCTGCGCGCCGGCTTCGACGTCCTGGCGCCGGCGGCCCGGTCCCGGATGCTCGCCGCGGTGCACGACCGCACCGGCCGCGCGGTGGGCGAGTTGCCGGACGCGGTTGCGGAGCCGGGGTTCCTGGCCCGGATGGCGGCGGCGGATCTGGCGGGGCGGACGGCGTTGGCGACGGCGGGGTTGGACCCCTTGGGCACGGACGCGACGCCGACCTCGCATCAGACCCCTCATGACAGCCCCGGCGTGCCCCACAAGTCTGCCGAGCCCAACAGCCCCGCCGTAACCGACAGTCGCGCCGTAACCGACAATCCCCCCGTACCCAACAGTCTCGGCCCGGGAGATCGCTGGCGGCTCCTGCTGGGCAGGGCGCGGCAGTTGACGGGGCGGGCCGGCCGGATCGCGCGCGCACTCGACGAGTTGTACGGGAGCGGGCGCGGCGAGGGGGTCGGAGAGCCCGGCGATGACGGTGCCGGCGGCGGAAGCGAGGCGTCGTTCCCGGATGTGCGGAGCTGGTCCGAGGAGCTCACGGCGCTCTTCGGCCCCGGGGTACGGGAAGAGGTGCTGGCCGCGGCGGCCGACGCCGGACGCGTCGACGCGCTGCAGGAACTCGACCCCGCCTCGGCCCGCCCCTCGGTCGAGCTCCTGCGGACGGTCCTCTCGTACGCGGGAGGGATGCCCGAGCAGCAACTCGCTCGGCTTCGGCCCCTGGTGGCCCGGCTGGTCAAGGAGCTCACGGACGCTCTCGCCCACAGACTGCGGCCCGCCCTCGCCGGTCTCGCGCATCCGCGGCCCACCCGCAGACCGGGCGGCCCCCTGGATCTCGCCCGCACCGTGCGCGCGAACCTCGCGACGGCGCGCCGCGATCCGGCGACGGGAGCGGTGACGGTGCTGCCCGAGCGGCCGGTGTTCCGTACCCGGGCCCGCAAGGCGGCGGACTGGCGGCTCGTGCTGGTCGTCGACGTGTCCGGGTCCATGGAGGCGTCGACGATCTGGGCGGCGCTCACCGCGTCCGTGGTCGCCGGGGTCCCGGCACTGAGCACGCACTTCGTGGCGTTCTCGACGGAGATCGTGGACCTCACCGACCAGGTGGACGATCCCCTCGGGCTGCTCCTCGAGGTGCGGGTCGGCGGCGGGACGAGCATCGCCCGGGGCCTGCGGCACGCGCGCTCACTGGTGACGGTTCCCTCCCGCACGCTGGTCGTCCTGATCAGCGACTTCGAGGAGGGGGGTCCGGTGGGCCCCCTGCTGTCCGAGGTGCGGGCACTCGTCGACTCGGGCTGCCATGTCCTCGGCTGCGCCTCGCTGGACGACGCGGGCCGACCGCGCTACTCGGCCGGCGTGGCGGGGCAGTTGGTGGCCGCGGGCATGCCGGTGGCGGCCCTCAGCCCGCTGGAACTGGCCCGCTGGGTGGGCGAACGCATGGGAGGTACACACCGATGA